A part of Brassica rapa cultivar Chiifu-401-42 chromosome A05, CAAS_Brap_v3.01, whole genome shotgun sequence genomic DNA contains:
- the LOC103869862 gene encoding TSA1-like protein isoform X1 codes for MGTKFLALCLSLCLIISSFYKVSCQDEGTTGLNLDLIEREYQASLQGNEGVDQISGQKNSTVTDNNTISLSLSEESVETTKDSADTSSQLGPVTDEVVTPSSMLDHIELEFQAQINELKQAGSDGINKIDESKDDQELAAHRKKMLEEIEREFEAAAAGFEQFKIDDSTQGEDDEQSAMRKSMLEEIERDFEAATKGLEQLKADDLTGVNYAEHAAKRQKMLEEIEREFEDLFLNLLVEATKGLEELRHSTSSTDDESHSARRQSMLDEIEREFEAATSGLKQLKINAYTVEDNDKEQAARRQSMLDAIEREFEAVTESFKQIDDLADSKDEEDQSAKRQSMLDEIEREFEAATSSLKQLNLDDFTEGDDSEQNARRNSMLEAIEREFEDATKGLEELKASDSTHDNDDDEHTARRKSMLDAIEREFEAATRGLAEIKNHEEQAETQRNSMLEEIEREFEAAAASAKAAEKDSAAKKPPTISTVQKTYGGFNGGFDSLLKPSDGVCGCFNKDKDGLKADTDSSINLAEILAEKSKSQDSETSSLTTSLTNLVHTHRKETTSKVSTVLGSSVTSTTSESSATSETLESLKQTLKKLRGLTARDLVHHPNFDEIIEAGTRYEVLSSASIGYISLLAKYKTVIKEGLEASQRVHLARTRAKILKETAVEKQRAVDAEFALAKSLAQGGDALSIKIFAIKKLLVKLEAEKVSVDLKFKSTESNLGRLLKEASQAYEEYHAAVRKAKDEQAAEEFALETTKRAEHIWVEFLSSLN; via the exons ATGGGAACCAAGTTCTTAGCTCTGTGTTTGTCTCTGTGTCTCATCATCTCAAGCTTTTATAAAGTTTCTTGCCAG GATGAAGGAACTACAGGTTTGAATTTAGATCTGATTGAGCGTGAATATCAag CTTCTCTCCAAGGCAACGAAGGAGTTGACCAGATCAGTGGTCAGAAAAACAGTACAGTGACTGATAACAACACAATCTCTCTGTCTCTATCAGAAGAATCTGTGGAAACTACTAAAGATTCTGCTGATACCTCGTCTCAG TTAGGACCTGTTACTGATGAAGTCGTTACACCTTCGAGTATGTTGGACCATATCGAACTTGAGTTCCAAG CACAAATTAATGAACTTAAACAAGCTGGATCTGATGGTATCAACAAAATTGATGAATCTAAGGATGATCAAGAACTAG CTGCTCATAGGAAGAAAATGTTGGAAGAGATTGAACGCGAATTTGAAG CTGCTGCAGCTGGATTTGAACAATTCAAGATTGATGATTCCACTCAAGGAGAAGATGACGAACAAT CTGCAATGAGAAAAAGCATGCTGGAAGAGATTGAACGCGATTTTGAAG CTGCTACAAAAGGTCTTGAACAACTAAAGGCTGATGATCTAACCGGAGTCAACTACGCAGAACACG CTGCAAAGAGACAGAAGATGTTGGAAGAGATTGAAAGAGAGTTTGAAG ACCTGTTTTTAAATCTGCTTGTAGAAGCTACAAAAGGTCTTGAAGAACTAAGACATTCAACCTCAAGCACAGATGATGAATCTCACT CTGCAAGGAGACAAAGTATGCTAGATGAGATCGAACGTGAGTTTGAAG CTGCTACAAGTGGTCTTAAACAGCTTAAGATTAATGCTTACACTGTCGAAGATAATGACAAAGAACAAG CTGCCAGGAGACAAAGTATGCTAGATGCAATTGAGCGTGAGTTCGAAG CCGTTACAGAAAGTTTTAAGCAGATTGATGATCTTGCTGATAGCAAAGATGAGGAAGACCAAT CTGCAAAGAGACAAAGTATGTTGGATGAGATTGAACGTGAATTTGAAG CTGCTACAAGTAGTCTTAAGCAACTAAACCTTGATGATTTCACTGAAGGAGATGACAGTGAACAAA ATGCAAGGAGAAATAGCATGCTTGAAGCTATCGAACGCGAGTTTGAAG ATGCTACAAAAGGTCTTGAAGAGCTAAAGGCTAGTGATTCAACCCACgacaatgatgatgatgaacacA CTGCAAGGAGAAAGAGTATGCTTGATGCTATTGAACGCGAGTTTGAAG CTGCCACAAGAGGCCTTGCAGAGATCAAGAATCATGAAGAACAAG CTGAAACTCAGAGAAACAGTATGTTGGAAGAAATCGAACGCGAATTTGAAG CAGCTGCAGCAAGTGCAAAGGCTGCTGAAAAAGACT CAGCTGCAAAGAAGCCACCAACCATAAGTACAGTGCAGAAAACTTATGGCGGATTCAATG GTGGGTTTGACAGTCTTCTAAAGCCATCAG ATGGTGTCTGTGGTTGTTTCAACAAAGACAAAGATGGTCTTAAGGCAGACACAGATTCTTCCATTAACCTAGCAGAGATACTCGCTGAAAAATCAAAATCCCAG GACTCAGAGACCTCTAGCCTCACCACATCACTGACCAATCTTGTTCACACCCATAGAAAAGAAACAACCTCGAAGGTAAGCACAGTCCTTGGCTCATCAGTTACTTCCACCACAAGCGAATCATCCGCTACATCAGAAACCCTAGAGAGCTTAAAGCAAACCCTAAAGAAGCTACGCGGTCTAACCGCACGTGACCTAGTACACCACCCGAACTTCGACGAGATTATAGAAGCCGGTACGCGTTACGAGGTACTCAGCTCAGCTTCCATTGGTTACATCTCTTTACTAGCCAAATACAAAACCGTCATTAAAGAAGGACTCGAGGCTTCTCAGAGAGTCCACCTCGCTCGAACCCGCGCCAAAATTCTCAAAGAAACCGCCGTGGAGAAGCAGAGAGCCGTGGACGCGGAGTTCGCGCTCGCTAAGAGTCTTGCTCAGGGAGGAGACGCGCTGTCCATCAAAATCTTCGCCATCAAGAAACTGTTGGTTAAGCTTGAAGCGGAGAAAGTGAGTGTTGATCTGAAGTTTAAGTCTACGGAGAGTAATCTGGGGCGGCTTCTTAAGGAGGCTTCTCAGGCTTATGAAGAGTATCATGCGGCTGTGCGTAAGGCAAAGGACGAGCAAGCTGCTGAGGAGTTCGCTCTTGAGACGACTAAGAGAGCAGAACATATTTGGGTTGAGTTTCTTAGTTCACTTAACTGA
- the LOC103869862 gene encoding TSA1-like protein isoform X5, translating to MGTKFLALCLSLCLIISSFYKVSCQDEGTTGLNLDLIEREYQASLQGNEGVDQISGQKNSTVTDNNTISLSLSEESVETTKDSADTSSQLGPVTDEVVTPSSMLDHIELEFQAQINELKQAGSDGINKIDESKDDQELAAHRKKMLEEIEREFEAAAAGFEQFKIDDSTQGEDDEQSAMRKSMLEEIERDFEAATKGLEQLKADDLTGVNYAEHAAKRQKMLEEIEREFEEATKGLEELRHSTSSTDDESHSARRQSMLDEIEREFEAATSGLKQLKINAYTVEDNDKEQAARRQSMLDAIEREFEAVTESFKQIDDLADSKDEEDQSAKRQSMLDEIEREFEAATSSLKQLNLDDFTEGDDSEQNARRNSMLEAIEREFEDATKGLEELKASDSTHDNDDDEHTARRKSMLDAIEREFEAATRGLAEIKNHEEQAETQRNSMLEEIEREFEAAAASAKAAEKDSAAKKPPTISTVQKTYGGFNGGFDSLLKPSDGVCGCFNKDKDGLKADTDSSINLAEILAEKSKSQDSETSSLTTSLTNLVHTHRKETTSKVSTVLGSSVTSTTSESSATSETLESLKQTLKKLRGLTARDLVHHPNFDEIIEAGTRYEVLSSASIGYISLLAKYKTVIKEGLEASQRVHLARTRAKILKETAVEKQRAVDAEFALAKSLAQGGDALSIKIFAIKKLLVKLEAEKVSVDLKFKSTESNLGRLLKEASQAYEEYHAAVRKAKDEQAAEEFALETTKRAEHIWVEFLSSLN from the exons ATGGGAACCAAGTTCTTAGCTCTGTGTTTGTCTCTGTGTCTCATCATCTCAAGCTTTTATAAAGTTTCTTGCCAG GATGAAGGAACTACAGGTTTGAATTTAGATCTGATTGAGCGTGAATATCAag CTTCTCTCCAAGGCAACGAAGGAGTTGACCAGATCAGTGGTCAGAAAAACAGTACAGTGACTGATAACAACACAATCTCTCTGTCTCTATCAGAAGAATCTGTGGAAACTACTAAAGATTCTGCTGATACCTCGTCTCAG TTAGGACCTGTTACTGATGAAGTCGTTACACCTTCGAGTATGTTGGACCATATCGAACTTGAGTTCCAAG CACAAATTAATGAACTTAAACAAGCTGGATCTGATGGTATCAACAAAATTGATGAATCTAAGGATGATCAAGAACTAG CTGCTCATAGGAAGAAAATGTTGGAAGAGATTGAACGCGAATTTGAAG CTGCTGCAGCTGGATTTGAACAATTCAAGATTGATGATTCCACTCAAGGAGAAGATGACGAACAAT CTGCAATGAGAAAAAGCATGCTGGAAGAGATTGAACGCGATTTTGAAG CTGCTACAAAAGGTCTTGAACAACTAAAGGCTGATGATCTAACCGGAGTCAACTACGCAGAACACG CTGCAAAGAGACAGAAGATGTTGGAAGAGATTGAAAGAGAGTTTGAAG AAGCTACAAAAGGTCTTGAAGAACTAAGACATTCAACCTCAAGCACAGATGATGAATCTCACT CTGCAAGGAGACAAAGTATGCTAGATGAGATCGAACGTGAGTTTGAAG CTGCTACAAGTGGTCTTAAACAGCTTAAGATTAATGCTTACACTGTCGAAGATAATGACAAAGAACAAG CTGCCAGGAGACAAAGTATGCTAGATGCAATTGAGCGTGAGTTCGAAG CCGTTACAGAAAGTTTTAAGCAGATTGATGATCTTGCTGATAGCAAAGATGAGGAAGACCAAT CTGCAAAGAGACAAAGTATGTTGGATGAGATTGAACGTGAATTTGAAG CTGCTACAAGTAGTCTTAAGCAACTAAACCTTGATGATTTCACTGAAGGAGATGACAGTGAACAAA ATGCAAGGAGAAATAGCATGCTTGAAGCTATCGAACGCGAGTTTGAAG ATGCTACAAAAGGTCTTGAAGAGCTAAAGGCTAGTGATTCAACCCACgacaatgatgatgatgaacacA CTGCAAGGAGAAAGAGTATGCTTGATGCTATTGAACGCGAGTTTGAAG CTGCCACAAGAGGCCTTGCAGAGATCAAGAATCATGAAGAACAAG CTGAAACTCAGAGAAACAGTATGTTGGAAGAAATCGAACGCGAATTTGAAG CAGCTGCAGCAAGTGCAAAGGCTGCTGAAAAAGACT CAGCTGCAAAGAAGCCACCAACCATAAGTACAGTGCAGAAAACTTATGGCGGATTCAATG GTGGGTTTGACAGTCTTCTAAAGCCATCAG ATGGTGTCTGTGGTTGTTTCAACAAAGACAAAGATGGTCTTAAGGCAGACACAGATTCTTCCATTAACCTAGCAGAGATACTCGCTGAAAAATCAAAATCCCAG GACTCAGAGACCTCTAGCCTCACCACATCACTGACCAATCTTGTTCACACCCATAGAAAAGAAACAACCTCGAAGGTAAGCACAGTCCTTGGCTCATCAGTTACTTCCACCACAAGCGAATCATCCGCTACATCAGAAACCCTAGAGAGCTTAAAGCAAACCCTAAAGAAGCTACGCGGTCTAACCGCACGTGACCTAGTACACCACCCGAACTTCGACGAGATTATAGAAGCCGGTACGCGTTACGAGGTACTCAGCTCAGCTTCCATTGGTTACATCTCTTTACTAGCCAAATACAAAACCGTCATTAAAGAAGGACTCGAGGCTTCTCAGAGAGTCCACCTCGCTCGAACCCGCGCCAAAATTCTCAAAGAAACCGCCGTGGAGAAGCAGAGAGCCGTGGACGCGGAGTTCGCGCTCGCTAAGAGTCTTGCTCAGGGAGGAGACGCGCTGTCCATCAAAATCTTCGCCATCAAGAAACTGTTGGTTAAGCTTGAAGCGGAGAAAGTGAGTGTTGATCTGAAGTTTAAGTCTACGGAGAGTAATCTGGGGCGGCTTCTTAAGGAGGCTTCTCAGGCTTATGAAGAGTATCATGCGGCTGTGCGTAAGGCAAAGGACGAGCAAGCTGCTGAGGAGTTCGCTCTTGAGACGACTAAGAGAGCAGAACATATTTGGGTTGAGTTTCTTAGTTCACTTAACTGA
- the LOC103869862 gene encoding TSA1-like protein isoform X8: MGTKFLALCLSLCLIISSFYKVSCQDEGTTGLNLDLIEREYQASLQGNEGVDQISGQKNSTVTDNNTISLSLSEESVETTKDSADTSSQLGPVTDEVVTPSSMLDHIELEFQAQINELKQAGSDGINKIDESKDDQELAAHRKKMLEEIEREFEAAAAGFEQFKIDDSTQGEDDEQSAMRKSMLEEIERDFEAATKGLEQLKADDLTGVNYAEHAAKRQKMLEEIEREFEDLFLNLLVEATKGLEELRHSTSSTDDESHSARRQSMLDEIEREFEAATSGLKQLKINAYTVEDNDKEQAARRQSMLDAIEREFEAATSSLKQLNLDDFTEGDDSEQNARRNSMLEAIEREFEDATKGLEELKASDSTHDNDDDEHTARRKSMLDAIEREFEAATRGLAEIKNHEEQAETQRNSMLEEIEREFEAAAASAKAAEKDSAAKKPPTISTVQKTYGGFNGGFDSLLKPSDGVCGCFNKDKDGLKADTDSSINLAEILAEKSKSQDSETSSLTTSLTNLVHTHRKETTSKVSTVLGSSVTSTTSESSATSETLESLKQTLKKLRGLTARDLVHHPNFDEIIEAGTRYEVLSSASIGYISLLAKYKTVIKEGLEASQRVHLARTRAKILKETAVEKQRAVDAEFALAKSLAQGGDALSIKIFAIKKLLVKLEAEKVSVDLKFKSTESNLGRLLKEASQAYEEYHAAVRKAKDEQAAEEFALETTKRAEHIWVEFLSSLN; encoded by the exons ATGGGAACCAAGTTCTTAGCTCTGTGTTTGTCTCTGTGTCTCATCATCTCAAGCTTTTATAAAGTTTCTTGCCAG GATGAAGGAACTACAGGTTTGAATTTAGATCTGATTGAGCGTGAATATCAag CTTCTCTCCAAGGCAACGAAGGAGTTGACCAGATCAGTGGTCAGAAAAACAGTACAGTGACTGATAACAACACAATCTCTCTGTCTCTATCAGAAGAATCTGTGGAAACTACTAAAGATTCTGCTGATACCTCGTCTCAG TTAGGACCTGTTACTGATGAAGTCGTTACACCTTCGAGTATGTTGGACCATATCGAACTTGAGTTCCAAG CACAAATTAATGAACTTAAACAAGCTGGATCTGATGGTATCAACAAAATTGATGAATCTAAGGATGATCAAGAACTAG CTGCTCATAGGAAGAAAATGTTGGAAGAGATTGAACGCGAATTTGAAG CTGCTGCAGCTGGATTTGAACAATTCAAGATTGATGATTCCACTCAAGGAGAAGATGACGAACAAT CTGCAATGAGAAAAAGCATGCTGGAAGAGATTGAACGCGATTTTGAAG CTGCTACAAAAGGTCTTGAACAACTAAAGGCTGATGATCTAACCGGAGTCAACTACGCAGAACACG CTGCAAAGAGACAGAAGATGTTGGAAGAGATTGAAAGAGAGTTTGAAG ACCTGTTTTTAAATCTGCTTGTAGAAGCTACAAAAGGTCTTGAAGAACTAAGACATTCAACCTCAAGCACAGATGATGAATCTCACT CTGCAAGGAGACAAAGTATGCTAGATGAGATCGAACGTGAGTTTGAAG CTGCTACAAGTGGTCTTAAACAGCTTAAGATTAATGCTTACACTGTCGAAGATAATGACAAAGAACAAG CTGCCAGGAGACAAAGTATGCTAGATGCAATTGAGCGTGAGTTCGAAG CTGCTACAAGTAGTCTTAAGCAACTAAACCTTGATGATTTCACTGAAGGAGATGACAGTGAACAAA ATGCAAGGAGAAATAGCATGCTTGAAGCTATCGAACGCGAGTTTGAAG ATGCTACAAAAGGTCTTGAAGAGCTAAAGGCTAGTGATTCAACCCACgacaatgatgatgatgaacacA CTGCAAGGAGAAAGAGTATGCTTGATGCTATTGAACGCGAGTTTGAAG CTGCCACAAGAGGCCTTGCAGAGATCAAGAATCATGAAGAACAAG CTGAAACTCAGAGAAACAGTATGTTGGAAGAAATCGAACGCGAATTTGAAG CAGCTGCAGCAAGTGCAAAGGCTGCTGAAAAAGACT CAGCTGCAAAGAAGCCACCAACCATAAGTACAGTGCAGAAAACTTATGGCGGATTCAATG GTGGGTTTGACAGTCTTCTAAAGCCATCAG ATGGTGTCTGTGGTTGTTTCAACAAAGACAAAGATGGTCTTAAGGCAGACACAGATTCTTCCATTAACCTAGCAGAGATACTCGCTGAAAAATCAAAATCCCAG GACTCAGAGACCTCTAGCCTCACCACATCACTGACCAATCTTGTTCACACCCATAGAAAAGAAACAACCTCGAAGGTAAGCACAGTCCTTGGCTCATCAGTTACTTCCACCACAAGCGAATCATCCGCTACATCAGAAACCCTAGAGAGCTTAAAGCAAACCCTAAAGAAGCTACGCGGTCTAACCGCACGTGACCTAGTACACCACCCGAACTTCGACGAGATTATAGAAGCCGGTACGCGTTACGAGGTACTCAGCTCAGCTTCCATTGGTTACATCTCTTTACTAGCCAAATACAAAACCGTCATTAAAGAAGGACTCGAGGCTTCTCAGAGAGTCCACCTCGCTCGAACCCGCGCCAAAATTCTCAAAGAAACCGCCGTGGAGAAGCAGAGAGCCGTGGACGCGGAGTTCGCGCTCGCTAAGAGTCTTGCTCAGGGAGGAGACGCGCTGTCCATCAAAATCTTCGCCATCAAGAAACTGTTGGTTAAGCTTGAAGCGGAGAAAGTGAGTGTTGATCTGAAGTTTAAGTCTACGGAGAGTAATCTGGGGCGGCTTCTTAAGGAGGCTTCTCAGGCTTATGAAGAGTATCATGCGGCTGTGCGTAAGGCAAAGGACGAGCAAGCTGCTGAGGAGTTCGCTCTTGAGACGACTAAGAGAGCAGAACATATTTGGGTTGAGTTTCTTAGTTCACTTAACTGA
- the LOC103869862 gene encoding TSA1-like protein isoform X6 — protein sequence MGTKFLALCLSLCLIISSFYKVSCQDEGTTGLNLDLIEREYQASLQGNEGVDQISGQKNSTVTDNNTISLSLSEESVETTKDSADTSSQLGPVTDEVVTPSSMLDHIELEFQAQINELKQAGSDGINKIDESKDDQELAAHRKKMLEEIEREFEAAAAGFEQFKIDDSTQGEDDEQSAMRKSMLEEIERDFEAATKGLEQLKADDLTGVNYAEHAAKRQKMLEEIEREFEEATKGLEELRHSTSSTDDESHSARRQSMLDEIEREFEAATSGLKQLKINAYTVEDNDKEQAARRQSMLDAIEREFEAVTESFKQIDDLADSKDEEDQSAKRQSMLDEIEREFEAATSSLKQLNLDDFTEGDDSEQNARRNSMLEAIEREFEDATKGLEELKASDSTHDNDDDEHTARRKSMLDAIEREFEAATRGLAEIKNHEEQAETQRNSMLEEIEREFEAAASAKAAEKDSAKKPPTISTVQKTYGGFNGGFDSLLKPSDGVCGCFNKDKDGLKADTDSSINLAEILAEKSKSQDSETSSLTTSLTNLVHTHRKETTSKVSTVLGSSVTSTTSESSATSETLESLKQTLKKLRGLTARDLVHHPNFDEIIEAGTRYEVLSSASIGYISLLAKYKTVIKEGLEASQRVHLARTRAKILKETAVEKQRAVDAEFALAKSLAQGGDALSIKIFAIKKLLVKLEAEKVSVDLKFKSTESNLGRLLKEASQAYEEYHAAVRKAKDEQAAEEFALETTKRAEHIWVEFLSSLN from the exons ATGGGAACCAAGTTCTTAGCTCTGTGTTTGTCTCTGTGTCTCATCATCTCAAGCTTTTATAAAGTTTCTTGCCAG GATGAAGGAACTACAGGTTTGAATTTAGATCTGATTGAGCGTGAATATCAag CTTCTCTCCAAGGCAACGAAGGAGTTGACCAGATCAGTGGTCAGAAAAACAGTACAGTGACTGATAACAACACAATCTCTCTGTCTCTATCAGAAGAATCTGTGGAAACTACTAAAGATTCTGCTGATACCTCGTCTCAG TTAGGACCTGTTACTGATGAAGTCGTTACACCTTCGAGTATGTTGGACCATATCGAACTTGAGTTCCAAG CACAAATTAATGAACTTAAACAAGCTGGATCTGATGGTATCAACAAAATTGATGAATCTAAGGATGATCAAGAACTAG CTGCTCATAGGAAGAAAATGTTGGAAGAGATTGAACGCGAATTTGAAG CTGCTGCAGCTGGATTTGAACAATTCAAGATTGATGATTCCACTCAAGGAGAAGATGACGAACAAT CTGCAATGAGAAAAAGCATGCTGGAAGAGATTGAACGCGATTTTGAAG CTGCTACAAAAGGTCTTGAACAACTAAAGGCTGATGATCTAACCGGAGTCAACTACGCAGAACACG CTGCAAAGAGACAGAAGATGTTGGAAGAGATTGAAAGAGAGTTTGAAG AAGCTACAAAAGGTCTTGAAGAACTAAGACATTCAACCTCAAGCACAGATGATGAATCTCACT CTGCAAGGAGACAAAGTATGCTAGATGAGATCGAACGTGAGTTTGAAG CTGCTACAAGTGGTCTTAAACAGCTTAAGATTAATGCTTACACTGTCGAAGATAATGACAAAGAACAAG CTGCCAGGAGACAAAGTATGCTAGATGCAATTGAGCGTGAGTTCGAAG CCGTTACAGAAAGTTTTAAGCAGATTGATGATCTTGCTGATAGCAAAGATGAGGAAGACCAAT CTGCAAAGAGACAAAGTATGTTGGATGAGATTGAACGTGAATTTGAAG CTGCTACAAGTAGTCTTAAGCAACTAAACCTTGATGATTTCACTGAAGGAGATGACAGTGAACAAA ATGCAAGGAGAAATAGCATGCTTGAAGCTATCGAACGCGAGTTTGAAG ATGCTACAAAAGGTCTTGAAGAGCTAAAGGCTAGTGATTCAACCCACgacaatgatgatgatgaacacA CTGCAAGGAGAAAGAGTATGCTTGATGCTATTGAACGCGAGTTTGAAG CTGCCACAAGAGGCCTTGCAGAGATCAAGAATCATGAAGAACAAG CTGAAACTCAGAGAAACAGTATGTTGGAAGAAATCGAACGCGAATTTGAAG CTGCAGCAAGTGCAAAGGCTGCTGAAAAAGACT CTGCAAAGAAGCCACCAACCATAAGTACAGTGCAGAAAACTTATGGCGGATTCAATG GTGGGTTTGACAGTCTTCTAAAGCCATCAG ATGGTGTCTGTGGTTGTTTCAACAAAGACAAAGATGGTCTTAAGGCAGACACAGATTCTTCCATTAACCTAGCAGAGATACTCGCTGAAAAATCAAAATCCCAG GACTCAGAGACCTCTAGCCTCACCACATCACTGACCAATCTTGTTCACACCCATAGAAAAGAAACAACCTCGAAGGTAAGCACAGTCCTTGGCTCATCAGTTACTTCCACCACAAGCGAATCATCCGCTACATCAGAAACCCTAGAGAGCTTAAAGCAAACCCTAAAGAAGCTACGCGGTCTAACCGCACGTGACCTAGTACACCACCCGAACTTCGACGAGATTATAGAAGCCGGTACGCGTTACGAGGTACTCAGCTCAGCTTCCATTGGTTACATCTCTTTACTAGCCAAATACAAAACCGTCATTAAAGAAGGACTCGAGGCTTCTCAGAGAGTCCACCTCGCTCGAACCCGCGCCAAAATTCTCAAAGAAACCGCCGTGGAGAAGCAGAGAGCCGTGGACGCGGAGTTCGCGCTCGCTAAGAGTCTTGCTCAGGGAGGAGACGCGCTGTCCATCAAAATCTTCGCCATCAAGAAACTGTTGGTTAAGCTTGAAGCGGAGAAAGTGAGTGTTGATCTGAAGTTTAAGTCTACGGAGAGTAATCTGGGGCGGCTTCTTAAGGAGGCTTCTCAGGCTTATGAAGAGTATCATGCGGCTGTGCGTAAGGCAAAGGACGAGCAAGCTGCTGAGGAGTTCGCTCTTGAGACGACTAAGAGAGCAGAACATATTTGGGTTGAGTTTCTTAGTTCACTTAACTGA